A window from Micromonospora profundi encodes these proteins:
- a CDS encoding glycoside hydrolase family 6 protein, with amino-acid sequence MNVWRRLSGPRRTFALAGAGVLVAGGLVTIPVTAAQAATQCEIVYSTNDWPGGFTGNVTIKNLGDPVNGWTLGWTFPNSSQRVQQGWSAEFTQSGSQVTARSLSYNGSLATGASTNIGFNGAWSGSNPKPTSFTLNGVVCNGGGPTTPPPTTPPATTPPPTTPPPTTPPPTTPPPTTPPPGTKVDNPYAGVPGYVNPEWKAKADAEAGGSRVSNNPTAVWLDRIAAINGTPDSSSNGAFGVRDHLDEALRQGAGYIQFVIYNLPGRDCSALASNGELGPDELPRYKAEYIDPIAAIQSDSKYRNLRIINVIEIDSLPNLVTNTTGNAGGTVMCDTVKANGAYVNGVGYALAKFGAISNVYNYVDAGHHGWLGWDTNFGPTADILKTAAVASGSTVNNVHGFITNTANYSALREPYFKVTDNVNGQTVRQSKWVDWNYYVDELSFAQAFRDKLVSVGFNSNIGMLIDTSRNGWGGSARPTGPGATTSVDTYVNGGRVDRRLHLGNWCNQAGAGLGERPRANPEPGIDAYVWVKPPGESDGSSKEIPNNEGKGFDRMCDPTYGGNARNGNNPSGALADAPISGAWFSAQFQELMRNAYPAL; translated from the coding sequence ATGAATGTGTGGAGAAGGCTGTCCGGCCCACGCCGGACCTTCGCGCTCGCAGGCGCGGGCGTGCTGGTCGCCGGAGGGTTGGTGACGATCCCCGTTACCGCGGCACAGGCCGCGACGCAGTGCGAGATCGTCTACTCGACGAACGACTGGCCCGGTGGCTTCACCGGCAACGTCACAATCAAGAACCTCGGCGACCCGGTCAACGGCTGGACGTTGGGCTGGACCTTCCCCAACTCCAGCCAGCGGGTGCAGCAGGGCTGGTCGGCCGAGTTCACCCAGTCCGGCAGCCAGGTCACGGCCCGCAGCCTGTCCTACAACGGCAGCCTCGCCACCGGTGCGTCGACGAACATCGGGTTCAACGGTGCGTGGAGCGGCAGCAACCCGAAGCCGACGTCGTTCACCCTCAACGGAGTGGTCTGCAACGGCGGTGGCCCGACCACCCCGCCGCCCACCACGCCCCCGGCCACCACCCCACCCCCGACCACGCCTCCGCCGACCACGCCTCCGCCCACCACGCCTCCGCCGACGACCCCGCCGCCCGGAACCAAGGTGGACAACCCGTACGCCGGTGTTCCCGGCTACGTGAACCCGGAGTGGAAGGCCAAGGCGGACGCCGAGGCGGGCGGAAGCCGGGTCTCCAACAACCCCACCGCCGTGTGGCTGGACCGGATCGCTGCCATCAACGGCACGCCGGACAGCAGCTCCAACGGTGCTTTCGGGGTGCGGGACCACCTGGACGAGGCGCTGCGCCAGGGTGCCGGCTACATCCAGTTCGTGATCTACAACCTGCCGGGCCGGGACTGCTCCGCGCTCGCCTCCAACGGTGAGCTGGGCCCGGACGAGCTGCCCAGGTACAAGGCCGAGTACATCGACCCGATCGCGGCGATCCAGTCCGACTCGAAGTACCGGAACCTGCGGATCATCAACGTCATCGAAATCGACTCGCTGCCGAACCTGGTCACCAACACCACGGGCAACGCGGGTGGCACGGTGATGTGTGACACCGTCAAGGCCAACGGCGCCTACGTCAACGGCGTCGGCTACGCGCTGGCGAAGTTCGGTGCGATCAGCAACGTCTACAACTACGTCGACGCCGGACACCACGGCTGGCTGGGCTGGGACACCAACTTCGGCCCGACCGCCGACATCCTGAAGACCGCAGCGGTCGCCTCCGGCAGCACTGTCAACAACGTGCACGGCTTCATCACCAACACGGCGAACTACTCGGCGCTGCGTGAGCCGTACTTCAAGGTGACGGACAACGTGAACGGCCAGACGGTGCGGCAGTCGAAGTGGGTGGACTGGAACTACTACGTCGACGAGCTGTCCTTCGCGCAGGCGTTCCGCGACAAGCTGGTCTCGGTCGGCTTCAACTCCAACATCGGCATGCTGATCGACACCTCCCGCAACGGCTGGGGCGGGTCCGCCCGGCCCACCGGCCCGGGCGCGACGACCAGCGTCGACACGTACGTCAACGGTGGCCGGGTCGACCGTCGGCTCCACCTCGGCAACTGGTGCAACCAGGCCGGTGCCGGCCTCGGTGAGCGTCCCCGGGCCAACCCGGAGCCGGGCATCGACGCCTACGTCTGGGTGAAGCCTCCGGGCGAGTCGGACGGCTCCAGCAAGGAGATCCCGAACAACGAGGGCAAGGGCTTCGACCGGATGTGCGACCCGACGTACGGCGGTAACGCCCGTAACGGCAACAACCCGTCCGGTGCGCTGGCCGACGCCCCGATCTCCGGTGCGTGGTTCTCCGCCCAGTTCCAGGAGCTCATGCGCAACGCGTACCCGGCGCTCTGA